One segment of Phragmites australis chromosome 13, lpPhrAust1.1, whole genome shotgun sequence DNA contains the following:
- the LOC133889445 gene encoding ribonuclease TUDOR 2-like, giving the protein MEEADEGLMSNHFGISSLEREGLTVPDLKGVACGLRVDDLGRAASAMAASGWFRGKVKAVPSGDTLVIMGSGNPETIPPEKSITLSSIIAPRLARRFGTDEPFAWESREFLRKLCIGQDVTFRVDYMLPATGREFGTVYLGDQNIACLVVANGFANVKQQGQKANDNPYVAELVRLEDTAKQHGLGRWTKEPNDPIRNLPTSSIGEADAKDFVAKNKGKALEAIVEQVRDGSTLCVYLIPSFDFVHVHVAGVQAPSMGRQPFIPSRVAQTEDGGDDDVNRKAFAETQASMTAVQKLVASPAICSEIPPDPFGREAKHFTETRVLNREVRIVLEGTSFNNIFGSVYYSDGNTAKDLALELVENGFAKYMEWGANMLGPETKTKLKNADLEAKKKQLRIWTGFKPPATNTRPIQNQKFTGKVIEVVNGYCIIVADDAAPYGRASAERRVNLSSIRPPKVADPSGENKTLEHFARVAKEFLRTRLIGKEVNVSMEYSRRINIADGQVVAHKINSADTRVLDYGSVFLPSQVEGVGSNSSSSSGNQLGVNVAELLLSRGFADVTRHRDYEERSHHYDALLAAYSRAEKARKGYHSKKDHPVTHMNDLTTAPAKKARDFLHLLQQNRRHSAVVDYIFSGHRFKLTIPKENSIIAFSFSGVRCPGKNEPYSDDAISLMRKRILQRDVEIEIEAVDKTGTFLGSLWESKTNMASVLLEAGLAKLSSFGLSRTPDAQTLLRVEQSAKHKKLKVWENYNEAEVIPQRSMTGQKEKETLKVIVTEVLDGGKFYVQIVGDRRLASIQEQLASLKFNDAPFNPAKGDMVLAQFSLDNSWNRAMIVSECQGAAEPEFIVFYIDYGNQEAVPYSHLRPADQFTSLVPPLAKLCSLAFITVPSLKDDLGEQAAGYLSRLLLDNEKEFKAIVEERGTAGAKLEGQGTGEVFIVTLVDEDVESSINAAMLERGFAQIERKRWDSWERRAAVKNLEEFQEHARKKHRGVWRLRDVSETAEEEKALGVDDDEDPLAPAQAPPPSKGFDLIKFIAFKSSEDPEAPGSP; this is encoded by the exons ATGGAAGAAGCGGACGAGGGGCTGATGAGTAACCATTTTGGCATCTCTTCTTTGGAGCGCGAGGGCCTGACCGTGCCCGACCTGAAGGGGGTGGCATGTGGGTTGAGGGTGGATGACCTA GGAAGGGCTGCTTCAGCCATGGCGGCGTCGGGTTGGTTCAGGGGGAAGGTCAAGGCCGTGCCTTCCGGCGACACACTAGTGATCATGGGGAGCGGGAATCCGGAGACGATCCCCCCGGAGAAGTCCATAACACTCTCTTCCATCATCGCGCCGAGGCTG GCACGTCGGTTTGGAACCGATGAGCCTTTCGCCTGGGAAAGCAGGGAGTTCTTGAGGAAGCTTTGCATTGGACAG GATGTCACGTTTAGAGTGGACTACATGCTTCCTGCTACAGGCCGGGAATTTGGCACAGTTTATCTCGGTGACCAGAACATCGCGTGCTTGGTAGTTGCTAATGGATTTGCAAAT GTGAAACAGCAAGGCCAGAAGGCTAATGACAATCCGTATGTTGCTGAACTAGTAAGGTTGGAGGATACTGCCAAGCAACATGGTTTAGGTCGTTGGACCAAG GAACCTAATGATCCAATAAGAAATTTGCCAACATCATCCATTGGAGAAGCCGATGCGAAAGATTTTGTTGCTAAAAACAAGGGCAAGGCTTTGGAAGCCATTGTCGAACAAGTACGCGACGGAAGTACTCTTTGTGTTTACTTGATCCCCAGTTTTGATTTTGTCCATGTCCATGTCGCCGGTGTTCAG GCCCCATCCATGGGAAGACAACCATTCATTCCAAGTAGGGTTGCTCAAACTGAAGATGGTGGGGATGATGATGTGAACAGGAAAGCATTTGCAGAAACTCAAGCATCAATGACAGCAGTACAAAAGCTTGTAGCGTCTCCTGCTATTTGTTCTGAAATTCCACCAGACCCATTTGGCAGAGAGGCTAAGCACTTCACCGAGACACGAGTTCTTAATAGGGAA GTGCGGATTGTGTTGGAGGGTACCAGTTTTAACAACATATTTGGTTCAGTGTATTATTCTGATGGGAACACTGCAAAGGACCTAGCACTTGAACTCGTTGAAAAT GGGTTTGCAAAGTATATGGAGTGGGGCGCAAACATGCTTGGACCTGAAACCAAAACAAAGTTGAAGAATGCCGATCTCGAGGCTAAGAAGAAGCAACTAAGGATTTGGACCGGATTTAAGCCTCCCGCTACAAATACAAGGCCAATCCAGAACCAAAAATTCACCGGAAAA GTGATAGAGGTTGTGAATGGGTACTGCATAATAGTTGCTGATGATGCCGCACCTTATGGTAGGGCTTCGGCGGAACGTCGAGTAAACCTTTCTAGCATCAGGCCTCCAAAGGTGGCTGATCCTTCTGGAGAAAACAAAACTCTTGAACATTTTGCTCGTGTAGCCAAGGAATTCTTGCGCACACGTCTGATTGGTAAAGAG GTGAATGTGTCGATGGAGTATTCTAGGAGAATCAATATTGCAGATGGACAGGTTGTTGCACACAAAATCAACTCGGCTGATACTAGAGTTTTGGATTATGGGTCAGTTTTTCTACCCTCCCAGGTTGAGGGAGTTGGTTCTAATTCCTCTAGCAGCTCTGGTAACCAGCTTGGTGTTAACGTTGCCGAGCTCTTGCTCTCACGGGGCTTTGCTGATGTCACCCGACACCGAGACTATGAGGAGAGGTCTCACCACTATGATGCACTCTTGGCAGCCTATTCACGAGCTGAGAAAGCGAGGAAAGGTTATCACTCCAAAAAGGATCATCCTGTAACTCACATGAATGATTTGACAACG GCTCCTGCAAAGAAGGCGAGAGACTTTCTTCACTTGTTGCAGCAAAATAGGAGACATTCTGCTGTTGTTGATTACATTTTTAGTGGCCATCGTTTCAAGCTAACAATTCCTAAAGAGAACAGCATTATTGCCTTTTCATTCTCTGGTGTTCGGTGCCCTGGCAAAAATGAGCCCTACTCTGATGATGCCATTTCTTTAATGAGGAAAAGGATACTCCAACGTGATGTGGAG ATTGAGATTGAAGCAGTGGACAAGACTGGAACATTCTTAGGTTCGTTATGGGAGTCCAAGACCAATATGGCTTCTGTTCTTCTAGAAGCCGGCCTAGCCAAGCTTAGTTCATTTGGCCTCAGCAGGACCCCGGATGCGCAAACTCTGTTAAGGGTAGAACAGTCCGCCAAGCATAAGAAACTGAAG GTGTGGGAGAACTACAATGAAGCAGAAGTGATTCCCCAAAGATCCATGACGGgacaaaaggaaaaagaaactctcaaG GTTATTGTAACTGAAGTCCTTGATGGTGGAAAGTTCTACGTCCAAATAGTTGGTGACCGTCGCTTGGCCTCCATTCAGGAACAGCTTGCTTCTCTGAAATTTAATGA TGCTCCATTTAATCCTGCCAAGGGAGATATGGTACTAGCCCAATTCAGCCTCGACAATTCTTGGAATAGAGCCATG ATTGTGAGCGAATGTCAAGGAGCTGCAGAGCCTGAGTTTATTGTATTTTACATTGACTATGGAAACCAAGAAGCAGTTCCTTACAGTCACTTGAGACCCGCAGATCAATTTACTTCTTTGGTTCCTCCTCTTGCCAAGCTGTGTAGCCTTGCATTCATTACAGTGCCTAGCCTAAAGGATGATCTTGGTGAACAAGCTGCTGGGTATCTAAGCAGGCTCTTGCTTGATAATGAGAAAGAGTTTAAAGCCATAGTTGAAGAGCGCGGCACTGCAGGAGCTAAGCTAGAAGGACAAGGAACCGGAGAAGTGTTCATTGTAACTTTGGTTGATGAGGACGTTGAAAGTAGCATCAACGCTGCTATGCTTGAG AGAGGCTTCGCTCAGATTGAGAGGAAGAGGTGGGACTCCTGGGAGAGGAGGGCTGCTGTAAAGAACCTGGAGGAGTTCCAGGAGCACGCAAGGAAGAAGCACCGTGGCGTTTGGCGTCTTCGCGACGTGTCAGAGACagcagaagaagaaaaggcactGGGTGTTGACGACGACGAGGACCCGCTAGCTCCAGCTCAAGCACCGCCTCCTAGCAAGGGCTTTGACCTTATCAAGTTCATTGCTTTTAAGTCCTCTGAAGACCCTGAAGCCCCCGGGTCACCGTAG
- the LOC133887970 gene encoding calnexin homolog: MMGGRALLLLLVSALLVQIRASDSLLYEPFDEDFEGRWVVSGKGDYQGVWKHAKSDGHEDYGLLVSEKAKKYAIVKELDQPVTLKDGTVVLQFEVRLQNGLECGGAYLKYIRPQDAGWDAKEFDNETPYTIMFGPDKCGSTNKVHFILKHKNPKTGKYVEHHLKFPPSVPYDKLSHVYTAILKPDNEVRILIDGEEKKKSNFLSADDFEPALIPSKTIPDPDDKKPEDWDERAKIPDPDAVKPDDWDENAPMEIEDEEATKPEGWLDDEPEEIDDPEATKPEDWDDEEDGEWEAPKIDNPKCEEGPGCGEWKRPMKQNPAYKGKWHAPLIDNPNYKGIWKPQEIPNPEYFELDKPDFDPIAAIGIEIWTMQDGILFDNILIADDEKVATSILEKTWKPKYEVEKEKEKAEEAAAGADGLSEFQKKIFDVLYKIADVPFLAPYKTKIIDVIEKGEKQPNITIGILVSVAVVFVTVLFRILFGGRKTAAPVKPAAEAKKPKATETDDAGSSGDKEEKDDKEEKDDEKEETAAPRRRSRRET, encoded by the exons atgatgGGAGGGCGCgcgttgttgctgctgcttgtGTCGGCGCTGCTCGTCCAGATCCGCGCCTCCGACTCG cTGCTGTACGAGCCGTTCGACGAGGACTTCGAGGGGAGGTGGGTTGTCTCCGGGAAGGGCGACTACCAAG GTGTATGGAAGCATGCCAAGAGTGATGGACATGAGGACTATGGCCTCCTTGTTAGTGAGAAGGCCAAGAAATATGCCATAGTCAAGGAGCTTGACCAGCCAGTTACTTTGAAGGATGGGACAGTAGTCCTGCAGTTTGAAGTTAGACTtcagaatggtcttgaatgtGGGGGTGCCTATCTTAAGTACATCCGCCCCCAGGATGCTGGATGGGATGCGAAGGAGTTCGACAATGAGACTCCGTACACCATCATGTTTGGTCCTGACAAATGTGGGTCAACAAACAAGGTGCATTTCATCCTCAAGCACAAGAACCCCAAGACTGGCAAGTATGTTGAGCATCACCTCAAGTTCCCACCTTCTGTCCCATATGACAAGCTCTCTCATGTCTACACGGCTATCTTGAAGCCGGATAATGAGGTGAGAATTTTGATAGACGGGGAGGAAAAGAAGAAGTCAAACTTCCTGTCTGCTGATGATTTTGAGCCAGCGCTTATCCCATCCAAGACCATTCCTGACCCTGATGACAAAAAACCCGAGGATTGGGATGAGAGAGCTAAGATCCCTGATCCGGATGCAGTGAAGCCCGATGACTGGGATGAGAATGCCCCAATGGAaattgaggatgaagaagccaccaagcCTGAGGGTTGGCTGGATGATGAGCCCGAGGAGATTGATGATCCTGAGGCCACCAAGCCGGAAGACTGGGATGATGAGGAGGATGGTGAATGGGAGGCACCAAAAATTGATAACCCCAAGTGCGAAGAGGGACCTGGATGTGGCGAGTGGAAGAGGCCAATGAAGCAGAACCCTGCTTATAAGGGCAAGTGGCATGCACCCCTGATTGACAACCCCAACTACAAGGGAATCTGGAAGCCTCAGGAAATCCCCAACCCTGAGTACTTTGAGCTTGACAAGCCTGACTTTGATCCAATTGCTGCTATTGGAATTGAGATCTGGACGATGCAAGATGGCATCCTGTTTGACAATATTTTGATTGCTGACGATGAGAAGGTTGCTACCTCTATCCTAGAGAAGACCTGGAAGCCCAAGTATGAAGttgagaaggaaaaggagaaggctgaggaggCTGCTGCTGGTGCAGATGGTCTTTCTGAGTTCCAG AAAAAGATCTTTGATGTTCTGTACAAGATTGCTGATGTTCCGTTTTTGGCTCCCTACAAGACCAAGATCATT GATGTGATTGAGAAGGGAGAGAAGCAGCCCAACATCACAATCGGAATTTTGGTCTCGGTCGCCGTCGTCTTTGTGACCGTGCTCTTCAGGATCCTGTTCGGTGGCAGGAAGACAGCG GCTCCTGTGAAACCTGCAGCTGAGGCGAAGAAGCCCAAGGCCACAGAAACAGACGATGCTGGAAGCAGCGGTGACAAGGAGGAGAAAGATGACAAGGAGGAGAAAGATGACGAGAAGGAGGAGACCGCAGCGCCACGCAGGAGGTCCCGAAGGGAGACATAG